In Methanobacterium paludis, the following proteins share a genomic window:
- a CDS encoding SIR2 family NAD-dependent protein deacylase: MVYISEKQKKIIEDLENEMGNLMDVYDFLIKKNDNEPIITELLKFWDSTSRPSGNIQHRSVNNLSIRLAHEEQLQMDTIIKSSPLMDKELLNIKLNENDNITFLLGAGASAPSNIPTVNKLLPELWKGAEKIGRDDLDKLTDYCRSSKINNIEDLLTAAYISEFATKNHDINNLLEYFLFPEKKQCYDTKKVNISKMDASSISFLQDTLQILFGLLTSTMISASPNAAHESIANFVQNHENTSIITTNYDGCMDEALLNKEIEFEGTKTDTGKLKLLKMHGSINWSYCESCQEVLDFDLLEVKEIYDKDIMSFPIMGICQNCGGLRRPLLVPPMAFKFLNFPNLIDIWNSAQQTIMDSNYIIVVGYSFSESDTYISKIIARSMSENPNQTLVVIDTDKNLVKKLRKKYSARIKSFDDERILQSSDKCDIILPKLLQSMLNGDPKGSLIG, encoded by the coding sequence ATGGTGTACATATCAGAAAAACAAAAAAAAATAATTGAAGATTTAGAAAATGAAATGGGTAACTTAATGGATGTTTACGATTTTTTAATTAAAAAAAACGACAATGAGCCGATTATTACAGAATTATTAAAATTTTGGGATAGTACAAGCAGACCTTCAGGAAATATCCAACATCGTTCAGTCAATAATCTAAGTATTCGTCTTGCACATGAAGAGCAGTTACAAATGGATACTATAATTAAATCTTCTCCTTTGATGGATAAAGAATTGTTAAATATCAAATTAAATGAAAATGATAATATTACATTTTTATTGGGTGCAGGTGCATCTGCACCATCAAATATCCCAACAGTTAATAAATTACTTCCAGAGCTATGGAAAGGTGCTGAAAAAATTGGTCGTGACGATTTAGACAAATTAACTGATTATTGTAGAAGTTCAAAAATTAATAATATAGAAGATTTATTAACTGCAGCTTATATTTCTGAGTTTGCAACAAAAAATCATGATATTAATAATTTATTAGAATATTTTTTGTTTCCAGAAAAGAAACAGTGCTATGATACTAAAAAAGTAAACATTTCAAAAATGGATGCATCTTCTATAAGTTTTCTTCAAGACACCCTTCAAATATTATTTGGACTTTTAACAAGTACCATGATTTCTGCAAGTCCTAATGCTGCACATGAATCTATTGCAAATTTTGTTCAAAATCATGAAAACACCTCTATTATAACTACTAATTATGATGGTTGTATGGATGAGGCATTATTAAATAAAGAAATTGAGTTTGAAGGGACAAAAACCGACACTGGAAAACTTAAATTGCTTAAAATGCATGGTTCTATAAATTGGTCATACTGTGAATCTTGTCAAGAAGTTCTAGACTTTGACTTACTTGAAGTTAAAGAAATATATGATAAAGATATTATGAGTTTTCCTATAATGGGTATATGTCAAAATTGTGGTGGATTGAGACGTCCTTTATTAGTTCCTCCAATGGCGTTTAAATTTTTAAATTTTCCAAATTTGATAGATATTTGGAATTCAGCTCAACAAACAATTATGGATTCTAACTATATTATAGTGGTAGGATATTCATTTTCTGAATCAGATACATATATATCCAAAATTATAGCAAGATCCATGTCTGAAAACCCCAATCAAACATTGGTAGTTATTGATACCGATAAAAATTTAGTAAAAAAACTAAGAAAAAAATATTCTGCACGCATCAAAAGTTTTGATGATGAAAGAATTCTCCAATCATCTGATAAATGTGACATAATATTACCTAAACTGTTACAATCCATGCTTAATGGCGATCCAAAAGGGTCACTTATTGGTTAA
- a CDS encoding PsbP-related protein — translation MSGCTNHTQNTVNNTKTFSEEGLTFDYHESWTLNQTQFPQNVSNYNLKQLGTLSAPQGFNVFIEKSASPSSSSDYIQKFKDLSAMGINNINTTINSENNIQINSLHAYEIVMTVNDPQYDMPQKVLCVVVEKGQNVYMIQFITENGSFDEYLPIFNNVTSTIKLA, via the coding sequence ATAAGCGGATGCACTAATCACACCCAAAACACTGTAAACAACACGAAAACCTTTTCTGAGGAAGGTCTAACCTTCGACTATCATGAAAGCTGGACTTTAAATCAGACCCAGTTTCCTCAAAATGTATCAAACTACAACCTTAAACAGCTTGGAACACTATCGGCACCTCAGGGATTCAACGTGTTCATTGAAAAATCAGCTTCACCATCTTCTTCTTCTGATTACATCCAGAAATTTAAAGATCTAAGTGCAATGGGTATAAACAATATTAACACAACCATAAACTCGGAAAATAACATACAGATCAACAGTTTACATGCTTATGAAATAGTAATGACAGTTAACGACCCTCAATATGACATGCCGCAAAAAGTACTCTGTGTTGTGGTTGAAAAAGGTCAAAATGTGTATATGATACAGTTCATTACGGAAAATGGTTCCTTTGACGAATATCTACCGATATTTAATAATGTAACGTCCACAATAAAATTAGCATAA
- a CDS encoding CcdC protein domain-containing protein — protein sequence MDSTILITIGIIAVVMFFVSRKQLREKEVKPRKLIIVPVVMLLVTAGTIYQTMFSGIFGFMLVLGGFLIGALVGYFMGTLFKMRVTDEGAVMMKGSIITISVWFILIVVKIYSESVLGGGNTHINNITSMFLAMTMGTMIVRRLAIYKKYTEHKTAC from the coding sequence TTGGATTCAACAATATTAATTACAATTGGTATAATTGCAGTGGTGATGTTTTTCGTTTCTAGAAAACAATTACGTGAAAAGGAAGTGAAACCTCGAAAATTAATTATAGTTCCTGTGGTCATGCTTTTGGTAACAGCTGGAACCATTTACCAAACAATGTTTTCAGGTATTTTTGGATTTATGCTTGTTTTAGGAGGATTCCTAATTGGAGCTCTTGTAGGCTATTTTATGGGGACACTTTTTAAAATGCGTGTTACAGACGAAGGCGCGGTGATGATGAAAGGTTCCATAATCACAATTTCCGTATGGTTTATCCTTATTGTAGTTAAAATCTACAGTGAATCAGTACTTGGAGGTGGAAACACCCATATTAACAATATAACATCCATGTTCCTGGCCATGACAATGGGAACCATGATTGTAAGACGTTTAGCTATTTATAAGAAGTATACCGAACATAAAACAGCTTGTTAA
- the nudC gene encoding NAD(+) diphosphatase, with amino-acid sequence MFRESIYKRYIPAATPDEENNGFAYWFIFNQDKMLVKTTNNKIKIPYLISLEDLNFSPVRTQYFGTLQGHPCYSAEVAPQTNAPEEMIFRNLRSLYDDLDEDIFLLAGKAFQIVNWDKTHQFCGKCGAPTETMENEMAKICPECGFISFTRISPAVITAIIKDGKILLAKHLRTPGNMYGLIAGFLEAGETLKEAVEREIMEEVSLKVKNIEYFGSQPWPFPNSLMAGFTAEYESGEINVDGNELIDAAWFDANELPDIPSKMSISRELIDWYIENYSS; translated from the coding sequence ATGTTTAGAGAAAGTATCTACAAGAGGTACATACCCGCAGCCACGCCTGATGAAGAAAATAACGGTTTTGCTTACTGGTTTATCTTTAATCAGGATAAAATGCTGGTAAAGACTACAAATAACAAGATTAAGATTCCTTATCTAATATCCTTGGAAGACCTGAATTTTTCTCCAGTTAGAACTCAGTATTTTGGTACATTACAGGGACATCCATGTTACTCTGCTGAAGTTGCCCCGCAAACGAATGCCCCTGAAGAAATGATTTTTAGAAACTTAAGGTCCTTGTACGATGATTTAGATGAAGATATATTTCTTCTGGCAGGTAAGGCTTTTCAAATCGTGAACTGGGATAAAACTCATCAGTTTTGCGGTAAATGCGGTGCTCCCACAGAAACTATGGAAAATGAAATGGCCAAAATTTGTCCAGAATGTGGATTTATTAGTTTTACACGCATTTCTCCAGCAGTGATAACTGCTATTATAAAGGACGGCAAAATACTCCTGGCCAAACACTTACGCACCCCTGGAAATATGTACGGTCTTATTGCAGGATTTTTAGAAGCTGGAGAAACCCTGAAAGAAGCAGTAGAAAGGGAAATTATGGAAGAAGTGAGTTTAAAAGTCAAAAATATAGAATATTTTGGAAGTCAGCCATGGCCATTCCCTAATTCCCTCATGGCCGGGTTTACTGCAGAGTATGAAAGCGGTGAGATAAATGTTGACGGGAATGAATTAATAGATGCAGCGTGGTTCGATGCAAATGAACTTCCGGATATACCTTCCAAGATGAGTATTTCCCGGGAACTTATTGATTGGTACATTGAGAATTATTCAAGTTGA